The following proteins are co-located in the Doryrhamphus excisus isolate RoL2022-K1 chromosome 3, RoL_Dexc_1.0, whole genome shotgun sequence genome:
- the elavl2 gene encoding ELAV-like protein 2 isoform X4 translates to MAVRLCDVASLLRSGSWAPEPWTGQVIAAMESQLSNGPSCNNTSNGPSNNCSSPVESSSMEESKTNLIVNYLPQNMTQEELKSLFASIGEIESCKLVRDKIAGQSLGYGFVNYVDPKDAEKAINTLNGLRLQTKTIKVSYARPSSASIRDANLYVSGLPKTMTQKELEQLFTQYGRIITSRILVDQVTGLSRGVGFIRFDRRVEAEEAIKGLNCQKPPGATEPITVKFANNPSQKTSQALLSQLYQSPNRRYPGPLAQQARFRLDNLLNMAYGVKSRFSPMAIDGVTSLAGINLPGHPGSGWCIFVYNLAPDADESILWQMFGPFGAVTNVKVIRDFNTNKCKGFGFVTMTNYDEAAVAIASLNGYRLGDRMLQVSFKTNKTHKA, encoded by the exons ATGGCAGTCAGACTGTGTGATGTGGCTTCTCTGCTGAGAAGTGGTTCGTGGGCGCCCGAGCCTTGGACTGGG CAGGTAATCGCTGCCATGGAATCACAGCTCTCCAACGGGCCGTCGTGCAACAACACGAGCAACGGCCCGTCCAACAACTGCTCCTCGCCTGTGGAGTCGAGCAGCATGGAGGAGAGTAAAACTAACTTGATAGTCAACTATTTGCCTCAGAACATGACCCAAGAGGAGCTCAAGAGCTTATTTGCCAGCATCGGTGAGATCGAGTCCTGTAAGCTTGTCCGGGACAAAATTGCAG GGCAAAGCCTGGGCTACGGCTTTGTCAACTACGTGGACCCCAAAGACGCAGAGAAAGCCATCAACACCTTAAACGGCCTGAGACTTCAGACCAAAACCATTAAG GTTTCCTACGCACGTCCAAGCTCGGCGTCCATCCGCGATGCAAATCTGTATGTCAGCGGCTTGCCAAAGACCATGACTCAGAAAGAACTGGAGCAGCTCTTCACTCAGTACGGCCGCATCATTACCTCACGCATCCTGGTGGACCAGGTGACCG GTCTTTCCAGAGGGGTCGGCTTCATCCGTTTTGACCGACGAGTGGAGGCCGAGGAGGCCATAAAGGGCCTGAATTGCCAGAAGCCGCCCGGCGCCACCGAGCCGATTACAGTGAAGTTCGCCAACAACCCCAGCCAGAAGACCAGCCAGGCACTGCTCTCTCAGCTTTACCAGTCGCCCAATCGAAGGTACCCAGGACCGCTCGCACAGCAGGCACGCTTCAG GCTGGACAATCTGTTGAACATGGCTTATGGTGTGAAAAG CAGGTTCTCCCCTATGGCCATTGACGGGGTGACCAGCCTGGCGGGCATCAACCTCCCGGGCCACCCCGGCAGCGGCTGGTGCATCTTCGTCTACAATCTGGCACCCGACGCCGATGAGAGCATCCTGTGGCAAATGTTTGGGCCGTTTGGCGCCGTCACCAATGTCAAGGTCATACGCGACTTCAACACGAACAAGTGCAAGGGGTTCGGCTTCGTCACCATGACCAACTATGACGAGGCGGCCGTGGCCATTGCCAGCCTGAATGGGTACCGCCTTGGGGACCGCATGTTGCAGGTGTCATTCAAAACCAACAAAACGCACAAAGCCTAA
- the elavl2 gene encoding ELAV-like protein 2 isoform X3 yields MDACMDAAFQEVLPVPSSALKMVVSGSLLRRHHLQANMAVRLCDVASLLRSGSWAPEPWTGQVIAAMESQLSNGPSCNNTSNGPSNNCSSPVESSSMEESKTNLIVNYLPQNMTQEELKSLFASIGEIESCKLVRDKIAGQSLGYGFVNYVDPKDAEKAINTLNGLRLQTKTIKVSYARPSSASIRDANLYVSGLPKTMTQKELEQLFTQYGRIITSRILVDQVTGLSRGVGFIRFDRRVEAEEAIKGLNCQKPPGATEPITVKFANNPSQKTSQALLSQLYQSPNRRLDNLLNMAYGVKSRFSPMAIDGVTSLAGINLPGHPGSGWCIFVYNLAPDADESILWQMFGPFGAVTNVKVIRDFNTNKCKGFGFVTMTNYDEAAVAIASLNGYRLGDRMLQVSFKTNKTHKA; encoded by the exons acaCCATCTCCAAGCTAACATGGCAGTCAGACTGTGTGATGTGGCTTCTCTGCTGAGAAGTGGTTCGTGGGCGCCCGAGCCTTGGACTGGG CAGGTAATCGCTGCCATGGAATCACAGCTCTCCAACGGGCCGTCGTGCAACAACACGAGCAACGGCCCGTCCAACAACTGCTCCTCGCCTGTGGAGTCGAGCAGCATGGAGGAGAGTAAAACTAACTTGATAGTCAACTATTTGCCTCAGAACATGACCCAAGAGGAGCTCAAGAGCTTATTTGCCAGCATCGGTGAGATCGAGTCCTGTAAGCTTGTCCGGGACAAAATTGCAG GGCAAAGCCTGGGCTACGGCTTTGTCAACTACGTGGACCCCAAAGACGCAGAGAAAGCCATCAACACCTTAAACGGCCTGAGACTTCAGACCAAAACCATTAAG GTTTCCTACGCACGTCCAAGCTCGGCGTCCATCCGCGATGCAAATCTGTATGTCAGCGGCTTGCCAAAGACCATGACTCAGAAAGAACTGGAGCAGCTCTTCACTCAGTACGGCCGCATCATTACCTCACGCATCCTGGTGGACCAGGTGACCG GTCTTTCCAGAGGGGTCGGCTTCATCCGTTTTGACCGACGAGTGGAGGCCGAGGAGGCCATAAAGGGCCTGAATTGCCAGAAGCCGCCCGGCGCCACCGAGCCGATTACAGTGAAGTTCGCCAACAACCCCAGCCAGAAGACCAGCCAGGCACTGCTCTCTCAGCTTTACCAGTCGCCCAATCGAAG GCTGGACAATCTGTTGAACATGGCTTATGGTGTGAAAAG CAGGTTCTCCCCTATGGCCATTGACGGGGTGACCAGCCTGGCGGGCATCAACCTCCCGGGCCACCCCGGCAGCGGCTGGTGCATCTTCGTCTACAATCTGGCACCCGACGCCGATGAGAGCATCCTGTGGCAAATGTTTGGGCCGTTTGGCGCCGTCACCAATGTCAAGGTCATACGCGACTTCAACACGAACAAGTGCAAGGGGTTCGGCTTCGTCACCATGACCAACTATGACGAGGCGGCCGTGGCCATTGCCAGCCTGAATGGGTACCGCCTTGGGGACCGCATGTTGCAGGTGTCATTCAAAACCAACAAAACGCACAAAGCCTAA
- the elavl2 gene encoding ELAV-like protein 2 isoform X1 gives MDACMDAAFQEVLPVPSSALKMVVSGSLLRRHHLQANMAVRLCDVASLLRSGSWAPEPWTGQVIAAMESQLSNGPSCNNTSNGPSNNCSSPVESSSMEESKTNLIVNYLPQNMTQEELKSLFASIGEIESCKLVRDKIAGQSLGYGFVNYVDPKDAEKAINTLNGLRLQTKTIKVSYARPSSASIRDANLYVSGLPKTMTQKELEQLFTQYGRIITSRILVDQVTGLSRGVGFIRFDRRVEAEEAIKGLNCQKPPGATEPITVKFANNPSQKTSQALLSQLYQSPNRRYPGPLAQQARFRLDNLLNMAYGVKSRFSPMAIDGVTSLAGINLPGHPGSGWCIFVYNLAPDADESILWQMFGPFGAVTNVKVIRDFNTNKCKGFGFVTMTNYDEAAVAIASLNGYRLGDRMLQVSFKTNKTHKA, from the exons acaCCATCTCCAAGCTAACATGGCAGTCAGACTGTGTGATGTGGCTTCTCTGCTGAGAAGTGGTTCGTGGGCGCCCGAGCCTTGGACTGGG CAGGTAATCGCTGCCATGGAATCACAGCTCTCCAACGGGCCGTCGTGCAACAACACGAGCAACGGCCCGTCCAACAACTGCTCCTCGCCTGTGGAGTCGAGCAGCATGGAGGAGAGTAAAACTAACTTGATAGTCAACTATTTGCCTCAGAACATGACCCAAGAGGAGCTCAAGAGCTTATTTGCCAGCATCGGTGAGATCGAGTCCTGTAAGCTTGTCCGGGACAAAATTGCAG GGCAAAGCCTGGGCTACGGCTTTGTCAACTACGTGGACCCCAAAGACGCAGAGAAAGCCATCAACACCTTAAACGGCCTGAGACTTCAGACCAAAACCATTAAG GTTTCCTACGCACGTCCAAGCTCGGCGTCCATCCGCGATGCAAATCTGTATGTCAGCGGCTTGCCAAAGACCATGACTCAGAAAGAACTGGAGCAGCTCTTCACTCAGTACGGCCGCATCATTACCTCACGCATCCTGGTGGACCAGGTGACCG GTCTTTCCAGAGGGGTCGGCTTCATCCGTTTTGACCGACGAGTGGAGGCCGAGGAGGCCATAAAGGGCCTGAATTGCCAGAAGCCGCCCGGCGCCACCGAGCCGATTACAGTGAAGTTCGCCAACAACCCCAGCCAGAAGACCAGCCAGGCACTGCTCTCTCAGCTTTACCAGTCGCCCAATCGAAGGTACCCAGGACCGCTCGCACAGCAGGCACGCTTCAG GCTGGACAATCTGTTGAACATGGCTTATGGTGTGAAAAG CAGGTTCTCCCCTATGGCCATTGACGGGGTGACCAGCCTGGCGGGCATCAACCTCCCGGGCCACCCCGGCAGCGGCTGGTGCATCTTCGTCTACAATCTGGCACCCGACGCCGATGAGAGCATCCTGTGGCAAATGTTTGGGCCGTTTGGCGCCGTCACCAATGTCAAGGTCATACGCGACTTCAACACGAACAAGTGCAAGGGGTTCGGCTTCGTCACCATGACCAACTATGACGAGGCGGCCGTGGCCATTGCCAGCCTGAATGGGTACCGCCTTGGGGACCGCATGTTGCAGGTGTCATTCAAAACCAACAAAACGCACAAAGCCTAA
- the elavl2 gene encoding ELAV-like protein 2 isoform X6, translating to MESQLSNGPSCNNTSNGPSNNCSSPVESSSMEESKTNLIVNYLPQNMTQEELKSLFASIGEIESCKLVRDKIAGQSLGYGFVNYVDPKDAEKAINTLNGLRLQTKTIKVSYARPSSASIRDANLYVSGLPKTMTQKELEQLFTQYGRIITSRILVDQVTGLSRGVGFIRFDRRVEAEEAIKGLNCQKPPGATEPITVKFANNPSQKTSQALLSQLYQSPNRRYPGPLAQQARFRLDNLLNMAYGVKSRFSPMAIDGVTSLAGINLPGHPGSGWCIFVYNLAPDADESILWQMFGPFGAVTNVKVIRDFNTNKCKGFGFVTMTNYDEAAVAIASLNGYRLGDRMLQVSFKTNKTHKA from the exons ATGGAATCACAGCTCTCCAACGGGCCGTCGTGCAACAACACGAGCAACGGCCCGTCCAACAACTGCTCCTCGCCTGTGGAGTCGAGCAGCATGGAGGAGAGTAAAACTAACTTGATAGTCAACTATTTGCCTCAGAACATGACCCAAGAGGAGCTCAAGAGCTTATTTGCCAGCATCGGTGAGATCGAGTCCTGTAAGCTTGTCCGGGACAAAATTGCAG GGCAAAGCCTGGGCTACGGCTTTGTCAACTACGTGGACCCCAAAGACGCAGAGAAAGCCATCAACACCTTAAACGGCCTGAGACTTCAGACCAAAACCATTAAG GTTTCCTACGCACGTCCAAGCTCGGCGTCCATCCGCGATGCAAATCTGTATGTCAGCGGCTTGCCAAAGACCATGACTCAGAAAGAACTGGAGCAGCTCTTCACTCAGTACGGCCGCATCATTACCTCACGCATCCTGGTGGACCAGGTGACCG GTCTTTCCAGAGGGGTCGGCTTCATCCGTTTTGACCGACGAGTGGAGGCCGAGGAGGCCATAAAGGGCCTGAATTGCCAGAAGCCGCCCGGCGCCACCGAGCCGATTACAGTGAAGTTCGCCAACAACCCCAGCCAGAAGACCAGCCAGGCACTGCTCTCTCAGCTTTACCAGTCGCCCAATCGAAGGTACCCAGGACCGCTCGCACAGCAGGCACGCTTCAG GCTGGACAATCTGTTGAACATGGCTTATGGTGTGAAAAG CAGGTTCTCCCCTATGGCCATTGACGGGGTGACCAGCCTGGCGGGCATCAACCTCCCGGGCCACCCCGGCAGCGGCTGGTGCATCTTCGTCTACAATCTGGCACCCGACGCCGATGAGAGCATCCTGTGGCAAATGTTTGGGCCGTTTGGCGCCGTCACCAATGTCAAGGTCATACGCGACTTCAACACGAACAAGTGCAAGGGGTTCGGCTTCGTCACCATGACCAACTATGACGAGGCGGCCGTGGCCATTGCCAGCCTGAATGGGTACCGCCTTGGGGACCGCATGTTGCAGGTGTCATTCAAAACCAACAAAACGCACAAAGCCTAA
- the elavl2 gene encoding ELAV-like protein 2 isoform X2, translating into MDACMDAAFQEVLPVPSSALKMVVSGSLLRRHHLQANMAVRLCDVASLLRSGSWAPEPWTGVIAAMESQLSNGPSCNNTSNGPSNNCSSPVESSSMEESKTNLIVNYLPQNMTQEELKSLFASIGEIESCKLVRDKIAGQSLGYGFVNYVDPKDAEKAINTLNGLRLQTKTIKVSYARPSSASIRDANLYVSGLPKTMTQKELEQLFTQYGRIITSRILVDQVTGLSRGVGFIRFDRRVEAEEAIKGLNCQKPPGATEPITVKFANNPSQKTSQALLSQLYQSPNRRYPGPLAQQARFRLDNLLNMAYGVKSRFSPMAIDGVTSLAGINLPGHPGSGWCIFVYNLAPDADESILWQMFGPFGAVTNVKVIRDFNTNKCKGFGFVTMTNYDEAAVAIASLNGYRLGDRMLQVSFKTNKTHKA; encoded by the exons acaCCATCTCCAAGCTAACATGGCAGTCAGACTGTGTGATGTGGCTTCTCTGCTGAGAAGTGGTTCGTGGGCGCCCGAGCCTTGGACTGGG GTAATCGCTGCCATGGAATCACAGCTCTCCAACGGGCCGTCGTGCAACAACACGAGCAACGGCCCGTCCAACAACTGCTCCTCGCCTGTGGAGTCGAGCAGCATGGAGGAGAGTAAAACTAACTTGATAGTCAACTATTTGCCTCAGAACATGACCCAAGAGGAGCTCAAGAGCTTATTTGCCAGCATCGGTGAGATCGAGTCCTGTAAGCTTGTCCGGGACAAAATTGCAG GGCAAAGCCTGGGCTACGGCTTTGTCAACTACGTGGACCCCAAAGACGCAGAGAAAGCCATCAACACCTTAAACGGCCTGAGACTTCAGACCAAAACCATTAAG GTTTCCTACGCACGTCCAAGCTCGGCGTCCATCCGCGATGCAAATCTGTATGTCAGCGGCTTGCCAAAGACCATGACTCAGAAAGAACTGGAGCAGCTCTTCACTCAGTACGGCCGCATCATTACCTCACGCATCCTGGTGGACCAGGTGACCG GTCTTTCCAGAGGGGTCGGCTTCATCCGTTTTGACCGACGAGTGGAGGCCGAGGAGGCCATAAAGGGCCTGAATTGCCAGAAGCCGCCCGGCGCCACCGAGCCGATTACAGTGAAGTTCGCCAACAACCCCAGCCAGAAGACCAGCCAGGCACTGCTCTCTCAGCTTTACCAGTCGCCCAATCGAAGGTACCCAGGACCGCTCGCACAGCAGGCACGCTTCAG GCTGGACAATCTGTTGAACATGGCTTATGGTGTGAAAAG CAGGTTCTCCCCTATGGCCATTGACGGGGTGACCAGCCTGGCGGGCATCAACCTCCCGGGCCACCCCGGCAGCGGCTGGTGCATCTTCGTCTACAATCTGGCACCCGACGCCGATGAGAGCATCCTGTGGCAAATGTTTGGGCCGTTTGGCGCCGTCACCAATGTCAAGGTCATACGCGACTTCAACACGAACAAGTGCAAGGGGTTCGGCTTCGTCACCATGACCAACTATGACGAGGCGGCCGTGGCCATTGCCAGCCTGAATGGGTACCGCCTTGGGGACCGCATGTTGCAGGTGTCATTCAAAACCAACAAAACGCACAAAGCCTAA
- the elavl2 gene encoding ELAV-like protein 2 isoform X5, producing MAVRLCDVASLLRSGSWAPEPWTGVIAAMESQLSNGPSCNNTSNGPSNNCSSPVESSSMEESKTNLIVNYLPQNMTQEELKSLFASIGEIESCKLVRDKIAGQSLGYGFVNYVDPKDAEKAINTLNGLRLQTKTIKVSYARPSSASIRDANLYVSGLPKTMTQKELEQLFTQYGRIITSRILVDQVTGLSRGVGFIRFDRRVEAEEAIKGLNCQKPPGATEPITVKFANNPSQKTSQALLSQLYQSPNRRYPGPLAQQARFRLDNLLNMAYGVKSRFSPMAIDGVTSLAGINLPGHPGSGWCIFVYNLAPDADESILWQMFGPFGAVTNVKVIRDFNTNKCKGFGFVTMTNYDEAAVAIASLNGYRLGDRMLQVSFKTNKTHKA from the exons ATGGCAGTCAGACTGTGTGATGTGGCTTCTCTGCTGAGAAGTGGTTCGTGGGCGCCCGAGCCTTGGACTGGG GTAATCGCTGCCATGGAATCACAGCTCTCCAACGGGCCGTCGTGCAACAACACGAGCAACGGCCCGTCCAACAACTGCTCCTCGCCTGTGGAGTCGAGCAGCATGGAGGAGAGTAAAACTAACTTGATAGTCAACTATTTGCCTCAGAACATGACCCAAGAGGAGCTCAAGAGCTTATTTGCCAGCATCGGTGAGATCGAGTCCTGTAAGCTTGTCCGGGACAAAATTGCAG GGCAAAGCCTGGGCTACGGCTTTGTCAACTACGTGGACCCCAAAGACGCAGAGAAAGCCATCAACACCTTAAACGGCCTGAGACTTCAGACCAAAACCATTAAG GTTTCCTACGCACGTCCAAGCTCGGCGTCCATCCGCGATGCAAATCTGTATGTCAGCGGCTTGCCAAAGACCATGACTCAGAAAGAACTGGAGCAGCTCTTCACTCAGTACGGCCGCATCATTACCTCACGCATCCTGGTGGACCAGGTGACCG GTCTTTCCAGAGGGGTCGGCTTCATCCGTTTTGACCGACGAGTGGAGGCCGAGGAGGCCATAAAGGGCCTGAATTGCCAGAAGCCGCCCGGCGCCACCGAGCCGATTACAGTGAAGTTCGCCAACAACCCCAGCCAGAAGACCAGCCAGGCACTGCTCTCTCAGCTTTACCAGTCGCCCAATCGAAGGTACCCAGGACCGCTCGCACAGCAGGCACGCTTCAG GCTGGACAATCTGTTGAACATGGCTTATGGTGTGAAAAG CAGGTTCTCCCCTATGGCCATTGACGGGGTGACCAGCCTGGCGGGCATCAACCTCCCGGGCCACCCCGGCAGCGGCTGGTGCATCTTCGTCTACAATCTGGCACCCGACGCCGATGAGAGCATCCTGTGGCAAATGTTTGGGCCGTTTGGCGCCGTCACCAATGTCAAGGTCATACGCGACTTCAACACGAACAAGTGCAAGGGGTTCGGCTTCGTCACCATGACCAACTATGACGAGGCGGCCGTGGCCATTGCCAGCCTGAATGGGTACCGCCTTGGGGACCGCATGTTGCAGGTGTCATTCAAAACCAACAAAACGCACAAAGCCTAA